From the genome of Gavia stellata isolate bGavSte3 chromosome 3, bGavSte3.hap2, whole genome shotgun sequence, one region includes:
- the MED30 gene encoding mediator of RNA polymerase II transcription subunit 30, translating into MSTPPLTGAGIPPGAFSGTQAQAAREVNTASLCRIGQETVQDIVFRTMEIFQLLRNMQLPNGVTYHTGTYQDRLGKLQEHLRQLSILFRKLRLVYDKCNENCAGLDPVPIEQLIPYVEEDGSKHDDRGAASQLRFASEERREIMEVNKKLKQKNQQLKQIMDQLRNLIWDINAMLAMRN; encoded by the exons ATGTCAACTCCCCCTCTCACAGGGGCAGGCATACCGCCTGGTGCTTTCTCAGGGACGCAGGCTCAGGCAGCTAGGGAGGTAAACACAGCTTCTCTCTGTCGAATTGGCCAAGAGACTGTGCAGGACATTGTATTTCGAACCATGGAAATCTTCCAGTTACTGAGGAACATGCAG TTACCGAATGGTGTTACTTACCATACTGGCACATATCAAGACAGACTGGGAAAGCTGCAAGAACATCTCCGTCAGCTATCAATACTCTTCAGAAAACTGAGACTAGTCTATGACAAATGCAATGAAAACTGTGCTGGGCTCGACCCTGTTCCCATAGAA CAACTTATTCCATATGTTGAAGAAGATGGTTCCAAACATGATGATCGTGGTGCTGCAAGTCAGCTTCGTTTTGCTAgtgaagagagaagggaaatcATGGAAGTAAATAAG aaactgaaacagaagaatCAGCAGCTGAAGCAGATCATGGATCAGTTACGGAATCTCATTTGGGACATAAATGCCATGTTGGCTATGCGGAACTGA